In Peptostreptococcus equinus, the DNA window CTTTTCCATAATTTTTCCTTCTTTCAAGTTAAAATTAATCATCTAATTTAAGAACTGACATAAATGCTTTTTGTGGTACCTCTACGTTACCAATCTGACGCATTCTCTTCTTACCTTCTTTCTGCTTTTCAAGTAACTTTCTCTTTCTAGAAATATCTCCACCATAACATTTAGCAAGAACGTCTTTTCTATAAGCTGCTACCGTTTCTCTAGCTATTACCTTGTTTCCAACAGCTGCCTGAATTGGCACAGGAAACTGATGTCTAGGGATCTCTTCCTTAAGTTTTTCGCACATAGCCTTACCTCTTACAAAGGCTCTCGATTCATGTATTATAAAGCTTAGTGCATCCACCTGCTCTTTGTTTATTAATATATCCATCTTTACTAGAGTAGATGGTACATAACCCTTCATTTCATAATCAATAGATCCATATCCTCTTGTTCTAGATTTTAAGGCATCAAAAAAATCATATATTACTTCATTTAGTGGCAATTCATAGTGAAGCATTACTCTTGTATCATCTATATATTCCATATCCTTCATTGTACCTCTTCTCTCTTGGCACAATTCCATCACTACACCTACATATTCTTTTGGAACAATAATATCACTGTTTACTATTGGTTCTTCAATAACACTTATTTCAGCAGGTTCTGGTAAGTTTGCAGGATTTTGTATCATCAACTGTTCTCCATCTAGCTTTGTAACCTTGTATATTACTGATGGTGCAGTGGTAATTATATTTAAATCAAATTCTCTTTCTAGTCTTTCTTGTATTATTTCCATATGTAAAAGTCCCAGAAAACCGCACCTAAACCCAAAACCTAAGGCTGCTGATGATTCTGATTCAAACTCTAAAGCTGCATCATTTATCTGTAATTTTTCTAAAGCATCTCTTACATTCTCATATTTTTCACCTTCGCCTGGATAAATACCACAATATACCATAGGAGTAGCCTTTTTATATCCTGGCAAAGCTTCACTGGTTCTATTATGTGCATCTGTAATAGTATCACCTACACGACAACTTCTGATATCTTTTATACTTGCTGCAATATACCCAACATCCCCTGCAGTCAGGTCTTCAAGTTCTGTAGCATTTGGTGCCATCACACCAACTTCTGTAACTTCAAACTTTTTCTTACTATTCATCATCTCTATCGTCATGCCTTTTTTAACAGTTCCTTCAAAAATTCTTACATAAGCAACAACACCCTTATATGGATCATAGTATGAATCAAATATCAAAGCTTTAAGTGGTTCATTAGAGTCTCCTTTTGGAGCAGGAACTGATTTTACAATTGCCTCTAATACATCTTCTGTATTTATATTATTTTTTGCTGACACCAAAGGCGCCTCACTACAATCTAATCCTATTAAATCTTCTATTTCATTTTTCACATAATCTGGTCTTGCACTTGGTAAATCAATCTTATTAATTACTGGTATAATTTCTAAATCTTGTTCTAAAGCTAGATACACATTTGCCAAAGTTTGTGCCTCTACTCCCTGTGCAGCATCCACTACTAGAAGTGCTCCTTCACAGGCTGCCAAACTTCTAGATACCTCGTAGTTAAAGTCTACATGTCCTGGTGTATCTATTAGATTTAAATGGTAAGTCTCTCCATCTTTTGCCTTATAAAGTAATCTGACGTTCTGTAGCTTGATTGTAATTCCTCTTTCTCTTTCCAAATCCATATTATCCAATAGCTGAGACTTCATTTCTCTTTCTGCTACTAGTCCTGTATTTTGAATTAATCTATCTGCTAAAGTTGATTTTCCGTGATCTATATGAGCAATTATACTAAAATTTCTCGTTCTACTCTGTCTATCTGTCAACTGCCTTCCTCCTCATCTATTTCATTACATAAAGTATCATTATATATTTTACTTTAAATACTGTCTTTGGTAAATATGATTGTAGAAAAAAAAATAATAAAATAATTAACAAAACCTTGATTTTTATACTTTATTCTGTTAAAATGGTGTATGTTGATTATGAATAATAAACATATGGGGAGGTGAAATAGATGGCAAATATTAAATCTGCAAAAAAGAGAATCAGTGTTATAGATAAGAAGACTGCTCTTAACAGAGTTAGAAAATCTCAGATAAAGACAGCTATAAAGAAATTCGACGAAGCAGTTGTTGCAGGAAACAAAGAAGAAGCAGTAGCTAAATTCCAGACAGCTCAGAAGAAGATATATCAGGTAGCATCTAAGGGAACTATCCATAAGAATGCAGCTGATAGAAAGGTTTCAAAGTTAGCTAACAGATTAAACTCTATGAACGCTTAATAATTAGAAACTACATGATATCGACGGGTATCATTGATAATTGTGACTACGCAATGTATAGATAAATTCTTGTGTGTCAAACGTTTGAAAATACTAGAATATGATTATGTGTGTCATATGACACTATCGGAATCATAAAAAAACAGCCATTTGGCTGTTTTTTATTTGCTCTATTTTCTATACTATATATCAAATCTTTAACATAAAATAAAGGACTTTAATCTACTATATTGATTAAAGTCCTTTATTTTATGTACTTATATTTATGTTAATACTTTAAATTTCTATTTGTTTATAAAATTTACTTACAATATTTAGCAATTATTATTTCTATACATAATCTATCATTCATTAAACCATTTTTTATTTTATAATCGGCCTCTGCTATAGAATTTAAAATACTTATTATAGAATTATATTCATAATTTTTTGACTGTCTAATTAGCTTATTAAGTGTAAATGGATGAATTCCCATAGTCTTAATCATTAAATTATTTGTTAACCTTTTGGAATTTAAATCTTTAACTTGAAGTACTTGGTTAAAGTTCTTTGATAGTCTAGCCAATATCCCTAACACAGATTCTCCATTTTCCATTAAATCTTCCAGTACCTTATAAGCACGTTTTGAATTTTTATTTGCTATATAATCAATCAATAAGAAAATATCATTTTCTGATTTACTTTTTAACATTTGATTAATTGCATTCTTATCTATTGTATTTCCCTTTCCTACGAAAGCTACTAATTTATTTATTTCATTTTCCATATCAGATAGAGTCATTTCTGAAATTCTATCCCTGTATCCACTTAATTCTATAAAATATGCAATATCAGAGTTTTGAATGCTTACATCTGTATTTGAAAACTTATCCTGACACCATCTTAATATTTCTATATCCTCTAACTTCTTTAATTCAAGGGTTTTAGATTTTTCTTTAATTTTTTTGACTATTGATTTTCTACTATCTATTTGACCATATACAATAAAAATCAGACAAGATGTGTCAGGAAAATTGTCCAATAATTTTATTAGACTTTGCTCATCAGCCTCTGTAAAATTCTTTTTCTTTCCCAATAGCAAATCTAAATCTTTTATTATTACATATCTTCTCTCATCCATAAATGGTAATGTTTCAACAGCAGTTCTAATACTTTCAATATCTGTTTCCTTGCCATCTATAATTGATAAATTGAAATCTTTCATATCTGGATTTATTAGATCTATAAATTTATTTTCCAATTCCTCTAATAAATATGTCTCTCTTCCGTACAACAAATATATATTTTCAATTTTATTTTCTTCTATATCATTAAGTAAATCTACTCTATTCATCAAACTTCCCCTTAAATTAATAAAACTATTATAGCACAAATTTAATATTTATTAAATACAGAGGCCTATAAGTTTAAATTCTGTGAATTTTCATATATATTTAATTTTATATATTTTCTCTCTAAATATATGCTTATCATAAGAATATAAAAATAATATATTAATATTAATTTTATATCAACATTAGTCAAATTAAAATTATTAAAACCATCTGCACCTAAAATACTCAAAACTTTCTTCAAAAAGTTTAATAACAGATTATCAGTTAGGGAAAATAATGAAGATATTATAAAAGATATTTTATATGTTATTATTGTAAATATATCCAAAACTATTATTACACCTAATAGTGGTACGACAATAGCATTAGCAAGTATAGTAATCAAAGATATACTATTGAAAACATACAATACCAAAGGCATAGTCAGTATAGATACAGAGAGTGAAATAGCTAAAAAATTGCTGTATACATATTCCTTTATATATTTTTTAAACACAACAATAGATAGGACTGATAAATAGCTTAAATCAAAGGATATATTATAGATTATATATTTGTTCATCGCTATTAAAAAACCAGCCAATACAAATATTAGATTTACCAAATCTAAGTCCCTCTTTAAGTAATAGCTTATACTTGCTCCTGTACACATCAATATAGCCCTCATTGTTGATGGTCCTCCACCAATTACTTGATTATAAATAAACAGAATTGTATATATGATAAATATATTTCTAAATCTATTCATCGATCCAAAAACAGCAACTAAAACACCAACAATAATTCCTATATGCAGACCAGATATTGCCATTATATGACTAGTACCAGTATCTGAAAATATATATTTTTCATCTTGTGTTAGACCTGACTTATCTGCTAATAGCATAGAATTTAATATTGCAGAATTTTGTTTGAACATAATTTTATTGATATCTATAATTTCATTTTTAAACTTTCCAATCATTTCAAAATAATTACTAGTTGATTCTTTTTGACCATATTCCAATATAATTGACTCGGTAAAGTCTTGAGATTTTAAATATCTTCCGTAATTAAATTTTTTTATATGCAAATTATCTAAATCTTGTTTTTTCCCCGATAGGCTAATTATATCTCCAATTCTAAATGTATCCTTTTTTTTGAAGTCATTTATAATTATGTTATCGCTTATATATTGTATTGATTCTTCTTTTTTAATTATATTCTTAATTTTTATGTTCTCTAATTCTACATGATCTGTAGCTCGTTTTTCATTTTTAAATGATCCTTGATATATTTTTTTATCCATATTTTCAATATATAACTTTTCTTTTTTGTACTCATCATAATAAAATTCTAGATTAAATAATATCACACATATAAAAAAGATTACTCCAAATCTTCTCATAATCATCCCTTAATAGTATAGTCATAAGAAATTTAAAGTAAGCTTAATTTTATTTTTTATATGTATTCATTTATATGGTTCACTTTCTTCTCTATAGATAAAATTGAATATAATTTTTCAACCATTTCAATTTCTACTGAATTTATTAAGGCAAATTCTTGTGGACTATAGTATGAAAAAATTATAGTGGTAAACTTATCAATTCCAAGTTCTATATCATAACTAGCATCTGAGACTAGCCTTTTAATAGTTTTATTATCATCTTTATTCTTTCCAATTAAAAATACTCCATTATTATCCAATATATATGGATCAATCACTTTTACTACAATATTTTTATCCGTATTTATGTTAATACCTTTTATCAATTTCTCCAAATTTATTATTCTAGACATCATAAAAGGCTTAATTTCAAATTCATGATCTTTTGGATTATCTAATATATGTCTTAATGGATCATCAATTACACTTGTCATATTCAACTTTTTACATTGTGTATTGTGGTTAAATATAAATTTTAATATCGATTTATAAGCATCGATATTCTTATAATAGCTTTCCCTGACTATAAATTGACCTTGTGAAATTGAATAAACTATATATGCTTGAGGCTTTGAATCTATATAATTTATATATATATATCCTTCCTCAATTTTCATTTCTTCAATTAATTCTTTATAATATTTTTTATTTCTAATAGC includes these proteins:
- a CDS encoding ComEC/Rec2 family competence protein, which translates into the protein MRRFGVIFFICVILFNLEFYYDEYKKEKLYIENMDKKIYQGSFKNEKRATDHVELENIKIKNIIKKEESIQYISDNIIINDFKKKDTFRIGDIISLSGKKQDLDNLHIKKFNYGRYLKSQDFTESIILEYGQKESTSNYFEMIGKFKNEIIDINKIMFKQNSAILNSMLLADKSGLTQDEKYIFSDTGTSHIMAISGLHIGIIVGVLVAVFGSMNRFRNIFIIYTILFIYNQVIGGGPSTMRAILMCTGASISYYLKRDLDLVNLIFVLAGFLIAMNKYIIYNISFDLSYLSVLSIVVFKKYIKEYVYSNFLAISLSVSILTMPLVLYVFNSISLITILANAIVVPLLGVIIVLDIFTIITYKISFIISSLFSLTDNLLLNFLKKVLSILGADGFNNFNLTNVDIKLILIYYFYILMISIYLERKYIKLNIYENSQNLNL
- the rpsT gene encoding 30S ribosomal protein S20 — encoded protein: MANIKSAKKRISVIDKKTALNRVRKSQIKTAIKKFDEAVVAGNKEEAVAKFQTAQKKIYQVASKGTIHKNAADRKVSKLANRLNSMNA
- the lepA gene encoding translation elongation factor 4, coding for MTDRQSRTRNFSIIAHIDHGKSTLADRLIQNTGLVAEREMKSQLLDNMDLERERGITIKLQNVRLLYKAKDGETYHLNLIDTPGHVDFNYEVSRSLAACEGALLVVDAAQGVEAQTLANVYLALEQDLEIIPVINKIDLPSARPDYVKNEIEDLIGLDCSEAPLVSAKNNINTEDVLEAIVKSVPAPKGDSNEPLKALIFDSYYDPYKGVVAYVRIFEGTVKKGMTIEMMNSKKKFEVTEVGVMAPNATELEDLTAGDVGYIAASIKDIRSCRVGDTITDAHNRTSEALPGYKKATPMVYCGIYPGEGEKYENVRDALEKLQINDAALEFESESSAALGFGFRCGFLGLLHMEIIQERLEREFDLNIITTAPSVIYKVTKLDGEQLMIQNPANLPEPAEISVIEEPIVNSDIIVPKEYVGVVMELCQERRGTMKDMEYIDDTRVMLHYELPLNEVIYDFFDALKSRTRGYGSIDYEMKGYVPSTLVKMDILINKEQVDALSFIIHESRAFVRGKAMCEKLKEEIPRHQFPVPIQAAVGNKVIARETVAAYRKDVLAKCYGGDISRKRKLLEKQKEGKKRMRQIGNVEVPQKAFMSVLKLDD
- a CDS encoding GNAT family N-acetyltransferase, whose protein sequence is MDIRICKDNEIDSVRKIWDYCFDDGVDYSNFYFENKFRAKDAVVLEYNKELISAIHLNQHKIMLFDKIYEVSYVVGVSTLPQARGLGKMGQLMSYSLNEMYKRGQELSILMPIDFRLYSKFGYVNTYDMLNSKLDIFSLSKFKIKGEFYQADESKIEDLIDIYEESLKYRNAYAIRNKKYYKELIEEMKIEEGYIYINYIDSKPQAYIVYSISQGQFIVRESYYKNIDAYKSILKFIFNHNTQCKKLNMTSVIDDPLRHILDNPKDHEFEIKPFMMSRIINLEKLIKGININTDKNIVVKVIDPYILDNNGVFLIGKNKDDNKTIKRLVSDASYDIELGIDKFTTIIFSYYSPQEFALINSVEIEMVEKLYSILSIEKKVNHINEYI
- the holA gene encoding DNA polymerase III subunit delta, with translation MNRVDLLNDIEENKIENIYLLYGRETYLLEELENKFIDLINPDMKDFNLSIIDGKETDIESIRTAVETLPFMDERRYVIIKDLDLLLGKKKNFTEADEQSLIKLLDNFPDTSCLIFIVYGQIDSRKSIVKKIKEKSKTLELKKLEDIEILRWCQDKFSNTDVSIQNSDIAYFIELSGYRDRISEMTLSDMENEINKLVAFVGKGNTIDKNAINQMLKSKSENDIFLLIDYIANKNSKRAYKVLEDLMENGESVLGILARLSKNFNQVLQVKDLNSKRLTNNLMIKTMGIHPFTLNKLIRQSKNYEYNSIISILNSIAEADYKIKNGLMNDRLCIEIIIAKYCK